The Pieris napi chromosome 11, ilPieNapi1.2, whole genome shotgun sequence DNA segment ttacaTTTGATTCAAACTGCTCTTATTTTATATCCTTATAATTTCTAAGAAGCCATGGGACTGACAAAGGAAGAGAAAAAGGCTCAGAAAGAAGCCAAAAAACTCGAAAAGCTAAGGGCTGAAGCAGAGGCTCGTAAACAAATTAAGCGTAAAGAACTACAACGTGAAATGGCAGCTCAAGCACGAAAACGAGGGGAGTTAGATAAAAGCTGGCGTGAAATGATGATTAAAGTAAAAGAACCCGTATTCAGACAAGACATAGAAGTGATGTGGCATGTATTTGAGAGGGTGTATGACAAAAAAGATCATTTAATTCGCTATACCACAAAGCTAATGAACATAGCAGATGACCAATTTCAAAGAACAGTAGCTAGTTTCTGTAACACAATCGATACGACGATTAACAAATTTCTCGAAGAAATGGATATACTATCAAAACAAAAtgacataaaaacaaaaaaactgcTCAAATTTGGCGAAGATAATGCCAGCCAAATCATGAAAGATCATGATGTTGCAGAAACACATCTACAGCTTCTAATTTATCACGGCCATACAACAGCCGACACTCAAGCATGGACAACtaggggtgaaaatttagttaaagaaGATGAAGACCGAATGAAATATTCAAATGAACGAGAAAATTTACGTTCCTTTCttgaaaatacatacaacactACATGGGAAGATTATAAAACAGTTCTTAAAGCTTATGTCACAGAAACAGCAGATAACCAGAAAAAAGTGCGTAAGCTGCGTcaaaaagaaaacttaatGGCTGATATTATAGCCTCACAGTCGAAGAAGATAGCAAACAATGACAGCGTTTTAAAGCGGCTGCGATCTGAATTGGCAGCCTATGAATCAGGTACAAAACAAGCAGTGTTTCGTGATCGCCGTGACCGCCATAGGGCTGCGTGCTTCCGTTTAAAGAAAGGTTTGATAGATGGATGCGCATTGGATGCTAAACTTTTAGCAGTTTTAGTAAAAGAATCTGATGATACTCTTGCATGGTTAAATACATCACAAAGTAAAGCAGAAAAGATTTTACGGACAGCAGCACTGTGTAGAAAATTTGAAACTCAGCGCGAAAAAGTTCTACCATTTGGAACAGCGTTACCTCACTC contains these protein-coding regions:
- the LOC125053957 gene encoding dynein regulatory complex subunit 2-like, which translates into the protein MGLTKEEKKAQKEAKKLEKLRAEAEARKQIKRKELQREMAAQARKRGELDKSWREMMIKVKEPVFRQDIEVMWHVFERVYDKKDHLIRYTTKLMNIADDQFQRTVASFCNTIDTTINKFLEEMDILSKQNDIKTKKLLKFGEDNASQIMKDHDVAETHLQLLIYHGHTTADTQAWTTRGENLVKEDEDRMKYSNERENLRSFLENTYNTTWEDYKTVLKAYVTETADNQKKVRKLRQKENLMADIIASQSKKIANNDSVLKRLRSELAAYESGTKQAVFRDRRDRHRAACFRLKKGLIDGCALDAKLLAVLVKESDDTLAWLNTSQSKAEKILRTAALCRKFETQREKVLPFGTALPHSPTETKTSARRLQSEDSLVVNAIASTCGLTRLWQKISKAELSKRALLHEKMLLEEENALIVRKLKEYQETKFQVDAYKCICTKSRKSLPHPVAVDGGLEVAKYENFARLSKQ